A window of Bradyrhizobium diazoefficiens genomic DNA:
CGTGCTGATCCCGCTGTTGCTGATGGGCGGCATCATCGGCCGGCTGTTCCGCGAGTTCGCAGTGACGCTGTCGATGGCGATCCTCGTCTCACTGGTGGTGTCGCTGAGCCTGACACCGATGATGGCCTCGCGCTTCCTGCGCGCCAACCACGAGGCGCGGCATGGCCGCTTCTACCAATGGAGCGAGCGGATGTTCGAGCGCCTGCTCGGCGCTTATGAACGCGGACTTGATCTCGCGCTGCGGCACAGCTTCGTCACGCTCTGCATCTTCTTCAGCACCATCGCGCTCTCGGTCGCGCTGTTCATCCATATCCCGAAGGGCTTCTTCCCCCAACAAGACAACGGCTTCCTCACCGCCGTATCGGAGATGCCCCAAGACATTTCTTTCGCCGAAATGAAGCGGCGGCAGGAGCAGCTCAACGCCATCGTGCAGGCCGATCCCGCCGTCGATTCGATCGCGATGTTCATCGGCGGCGGCGGCACCGCACTGAATTCGGGCCGCATGTACATCACGCTGAAGCCGATCGCGGAGCGTGACGCCAGCGCGCAGCAGATCATCGCGCGCCTGCGGCCGAAGCTCGCCGAGGTCGAGGGCGCACGTCTCTTTATGCAGGCCTCGCAGGACGTTCGCCTCGGCGGCCGCGCCACCCGCACGCAGTTCGAGTTCACGCTCCAGGACGCCAATCTCGCCGAGCTGAACGAATGGGCGCCGCGGATCCTGACACGCATGAAGGAGCTGCCACAGCTCCGCGACGTCGCCACCGATCAGCAGACCGAAGGCACGACGCTGCAGCTCACGATCAACCGGGAGACCGCCGCCCGCTACGGCATCCAGCCCCAGCTGATCGACGACACCCTCTACGACGCGTTCGGCCAACGCCAGGTGGCACAGTATTTCACTCAAACCAACACCTATCGCGTCGTGCTCGAGATCACGCCGGCCCTGCAAGGCAAGCTCGACACACTCGACAGGCTCTACATCAAGTCGCCACTGACCGGCGATCAGGTGCCGCTCTCGGTGATCTGCACCTGGACCAACGAACCGGTGCGGCCGCTCGCGATTGCCCACCAGGGCCAGTTTCCCGCGGTGACCGTGAGCTTCAACCTCGCCGAGGGCATCGCGCTGGGACAGGCGACCGACGCTGTGCTGCGCGCAGTCTCCGAGATGGGCGCGCCGCCGACGCTGGCGACGAGCTTTCAGGGCACGGCGCAGGCGTTCCAGCAATCGCTCGGCACCGTACCGCTGCTGATCCTCGCCGCACTCGTCGTGGTCTACCTGGTGCTGGGCGTGCTCTACGAGAGCTACATCCACCCGCTCACCATTCTCTCCACACTGCCGTCGGCCGGTGTCGGCGCGATCGCGATCCTGATGATCTTCGGCTTTGATTTCAGCCTCATTGCGTTGATCGGCGTCATCCTCCTGATCGGCATCGTCAAGAAGAACGGCATCATGATGGTGGATTTTGCCATCGCCGCGGAGCGCGAGCAGCATTTGACACCGGAACAGTCGATCCGCCAGGCCGCCCTCCTGCGCTTCCGCCCGATCATGATGACGACGATGGCGGCCCTGCTCGGAGGCGTTCCCTTGATGCTGGGCAGGGGAACCGGCGCCGAGATCCGCCAGCCGCTTGGCTATGCCATGGTCGGCGGTCTCGTGGTGAGCCAGGCGCTGACGCTGTTCACGACCCCAGTCGTTTATCTCTACCTCGACCGCTTTTCCAACCTGCTATCACGCTGGATGGAGAGGAAGCCGGCGGCAGAGGCTGTGAACGACGACCAGAAGGATGCGGCCGAGTGACGAGGCTCTCGTAAGCAACAATTGCCGGAGGGAACGCAGGATGCGCTCCCTCTCCTCTTGAGGGAGCGCAGCGCGACGCCTGATGCGGGCTTCGCCTATCCGCCGAGCCCCTGCAACACCAGCCGGTTCAGCCTCGCCGCAAAGGCGGCGGGATCTTCCGGCAATTCGCCGTCCAGAATCTGCGCCTGTTCGAGCAGGAGCAGGCTGAGATCGTCGACCGCCTTCGAGCCGGCTTGCGCCTTGGTGATTGCAGTCACCAGTGGATGGCGCAAATTGATCTCGAGGATCGGCTTGGTGCGCATGCCGCGGTTCTGCTGCGACAGGATGCGCTCCAGCTCGCGGCTCGGGCCCTGACTGTCGGCGACGAGGCAGGAGGCGGAACTGGTAAGGCGCGTCGAAGCCTTGACGTCGCT
This region includes:
- a CDS encoding efflux RND transporter permease subunit, with translation MQESISSPFIRYPIGTSLLMAGILFVGLVAYPLLPVAPLPQVDFPTIQVSASLPGGSPETMASSVAQPLERQLAQIPGITQMTSTSSLGSAAITIQFDLNRRIDAAANDVQAAINAASGQLPKNLPSPPTYRKVNPADSPIMILSATSDTLPLTTVSDRTDAQLAQQISQIPGVAQVFVGGQQKPSVRIQIDPAKLVAKGLSLEDVRSQIAIATADSPKGSIDGTRRAYTIYANDQLLDAAHWNDVIIAYRNGAPLRIADIGEAVAGPEDMKTAAWADGKRGVFLVIFKQPGANVIDTVDRIKAKLPRLTAAIPPAIKIKVISDRTITIRAAVDDVQITLLITIALVVMVIFVFLRSFWATIIPSITVPLALLGACSLMWVIGYSLDNLSLMALTIAVGFVVDDAIVMLENITRYVEQGVSPLAAAYKGAAEISFTIVSISISLIAVLIPLLLMGGIIGRLFREFAVTLSMAILVSLVVSLSLTPMMASRFLRANHEARHGRFYQWSERMFERLLGAYERGLDLALRHSFVTLCIFFSTIALSVALFIHIPKGFFPQQDNGFLTAVSEMPQDISFAEMKRRQEQLNAIVQADPAVDSIAMFIGGGGTALNSGRMYITLKPIAERDASAQQIIARLRPKLAEVEGARLFMQASQDVRLGGRATRTQFEFTLQDANLAELNEWAPRILTRMKELPQLRDVATDQQTEGTTLQLTINRETAARYGIQPQLIDDTLYDAFGQRQVAQYFTQTNTYRVVLEITPALQGKLDTLDRLYIKSPLTGDQVPLSVICTWTNEPVRPLAIAHQGQFPAVTVSFNLAEGIALGQATDAVLRAVSEMGAPPTLATSFQGTAQAFQQSLGTVPLLILAALVVVYLVLGVLYESYIHPLTILSTLPSAGVGAIAILMIFGFDFSLIALIGVILLIGIVKKNGIMMVDFAIAAEREQHLTPEQSIRQAALLRFRPIMMTTMAALLGGVPLMLGRGTGAEIRQPLGYAMVGGLVVSQALTLFTTPVVYLYLDRFSNLLSRWMERKPAAEAVNDDQKDAAE